GTCGTACCTTGAACTCAGCATCACCACACAGCAAAGCTATAGCGAAATCGTCCACTGCACTGGTATCATGCGCGTTGAGATTGCGGGCACGTGCCATGATGCTGTAGTACGACAGCCATTTGACGGACGAGTCCGCCCTCTTGTTGACAGAAACGGCGGGTAGTGTGACCGTCTGGTTGTTACCAACGTTGCGCCAGCCCTTGCCTTCGCGCGTCAGAAGCTTAGGATAGAAACTCCAAGCGATGACCGAGTTAATCACAACATCGTTATTGCTGTTGATGTCGAAAACTTCAGGGATTATGAAGAATTGGCGGTTTCGGCTGTTGGAGCGTGCACTGTAGTGTTGGTTAGCAGTTGTCGAGCGGAGATATGATGTTTGGACAAAATGGCCTCTTACCGGTTGAGGGTCACTTTCTGTGATGCATCCAGGGTTAGAAGACCTGCATCTGCAATTGACACTATCAATTGCATTTTGATGTCCTCGATCGCCAGCAATGTCTGAGCACTGAGGAAGTTCTTTCGACAGAAAGCATACTCGTTGGACCCAGGGGTGCTTCTTGTGCGTCTCCAACTGCAATAGGCGTTGTATACGGTCAAGAGATCCGAGTCACCTAGTGATTGTTAATTATCAAGCGTGGGATATCGATATGTTGGGACACACCTCTTCGGAAAGATGCCCGTGCGCCATCGCGTTGTGAATTGGATCCGATTGTGTTCACAAATGGCGACTTGGAAGAAAGAATAGCTGCAATGCTGACGGTTGCATCCAAGCACCGGAAGAAAGCTCCATGAATGATCATcttgccgaggaagacatCCAGGGGCAACTTAGCTAGTTGTGTGCCGAGAGAGGTTAGACTCTCGTTGCTCGTCAAGGCTTTTACTTCCTTCAATGAATCAATGGCGCGGCGAATATTTTTCGAGGACGGCGGGTCAAGAGCCTCGAGAAGTGTCTGCTCCACTTCTCCCAACTTGCAGATCTTCACACGGAGCACCAGATCCTGCAAAGAAAGGCGCAGCAACTCAGGGGTTTGCTGTTCAGAAAGCAACTTTTCATGACGATGTTTAGTGAACAGGTGGAAGCAGATACCGTTCTGAACACGTCCAGCACGACCGCGACGTTGTTTAGCGTTCGCACGCGAAATGAATGACTCGACCAGACGGGACAATTGGCGTCTCTCATCGAATCGCATGATCTTCTCCTTGCCTGCATCGACCACGGCCGTGATGTCCGGGATGGTGATTCCTGTTTCCGCAATATTCGTTGCAATAACAATCTTTCTTGTGCCTTCTGGGGGGACGTTGAAGGCCTTTTCTTGGTCTTCACTGGCAATGGAAGAGTGAAGTGTGTGCACAACCCAGCCCCTCTGGAAAATGGGCTCGGACAGGATCTCGTCGTTCAGGCGACGGATTTCCGCCAGACCAGGCATGAAGATCAGGATCGCCTTGCTGTAGTGAGCCATCTCCGGGGCCGTAGCAATCTTCAGAAGCAATCTCTTGATCAAGTCATAGTCGAGCCTGTATTCGTCGATGTTGATGACAGTCTCCTTGGTCTCCCTAGAGTACCCATCAAGACTGGCTTGGAGACCTCCTATGGTGTCGGCATCCGTGGGTGGGTCATCCATATCATCGTCGAGGACTGTCTGCTGGGCGTCCTCCGACAAACGGTAGTTGGTCATCTCGACCGCATCCTCCAGATACTTCATTTCTACAGGGAAAGTTCGCCCTGGGATGTTCAGAACTGGCACCCCGCCGAGATAATTTGAGAAACGTTGGGCATCGAGGGTGGCTGACATGAGGATAAGTTTAAGGTCGGGTCGCTTCTCCATGAGTCGTCGGAGTACGATCAGAAGGAAGTCACTGTCGATAGTGCGCTCGTGAACCTCATCGAGAACCACATGAGTAATGTCTTGGAAGTCATCGGGCCGCTCGAGCATTCGTACAACCACTCCCGTGGTTCTATAATGTATTAGTTGAGCAACCACAAGATAAAACCTAGAGGGAACTGAGCACTCACGCATAAATCAATGGCGTTGATTGAGTAAACTTGCTCTCCAACCGTACTGCAAATCCAACGAGTGATCTGTTCGTGCCCACGTCGTTCTTGCTCTCTCCAAGCTCCTCGCTGACACGCCGAGCAAGCGAGATTGCAGAGATACGGCGGGGCTCGGTCACATAGATCTTGCATGGTCGGCCTTGGATCATCTCATGCTCGAGAATAAAAGACGGAATCTGTGTACTCTTTCCACTACCTGTTTCACTGCAAATGATCAAAGTTCCATGATCATCGAGCGTGTTCAGGATCTCATCTTTGAATCCCCATATTGGGAGGTTCATTCTCCCCTGCATCATGCGATGATAGGAAGGCGTCGACGATGTAGCCATCCATGCTTCTTTCAGGCGGTCATCAACACTTGCGAAATTGTCGCGCGCAGACCCCTTCATCGGGTTGCCTGGCTTGCTACCAACGCCGTTTCTCTTCCGGAAGTTGTCAGATAGAACAACATCATCTTCGAAGGTGCCTTGGTTCTCTTGGATCAGAAGTTTCAACTCCTTCACTGTAGTTTTGTCGATTTCATCCTGTTGGGTCTTCTGCAGTGTTGCAAACTCAGTCCAAAGTTCTCTCCAAACCGCCGGCAACCGCAGGTAGGCCTTGCCCTCCTTGGAATTCTGGGGGAACAAAATGAACAAAGCCAAAGTCGATACGTACCCCTCAGCCTGCTGCGCATTCGGTGTTGCAAGGGCATCCATTGACACGAAAGTAGCCAGAGAATTTGACTTGTGTGCAATCGATTCCACTGCTAACGGGAATGGGGCTTCTTGGGGCTTTGACCATCGCACTTCGAGAGCCTTTCTGTTTGAATGACTTGAAGAGGAGAAGTCTTGGTAGACAACCACGCACGATGAGTCTTTTGATTTGCAGGTCTCTTCCAAGACTCGTCGTGGGCTCAGGCCTGTCGATTTTCCGAAGTCGCGGAGTGTGAATGAGATCTGGGTCTCTGGAGGGGGAATACCTAAGATCGAGCCTGAATCCTCAGTTTCGCCTTGGAACAAATCCCCAAGGGCGTCCTCCATTCCGTCGATCGCAAGGAGGGCCGGATCTAGCTCTTCGTCAATCTCGGGTTTTGGCTGTTCTTCTGCATCGGTCGGAgactttttctttctgcCCACCGGGCGCCGAATAAATGAAGCATCTTTTTTTAGCTCGTCAAGCTTTTGCTCCCAAATGTACTCTGCTTCTCGGCGTTCAAATAGGACATCACGTTCGATCTTGGCAATCTTCCGCTGTAGTTTAGAGGTTTCAGGGTCATCTGAGAGGTTTCCAGCGCCACCGCGACCTTTCTTACCCTTTCCGGGGCGATCAAAGAGATCTGGCTGCAGGCTGTAAAGCTGAGTCTGCAGCTCCAGCCATTCGGGAACCATGATGTCTGGGTCGACTGAGCTGTCCGAGTCATATGAAATAGGAGGGGCAACCTTTGCTGCCTTCCAGTcatccttcttctttccttgcTTGCTTCGATTTTGGGATGAAACAGGAGTCGAGGTTCCTGAAGCTTTCGATTCTGCCAAGAGTTAGCATTTTGTCGTGATAGAAAACCTCAAGCCATGGAAAGATTAACCTGTCATCCATGAGGTGACACTGTCCGTATCTCTCAGCTGGCGAGCAATCGTCTGTGTATAAGAGGGCAATTCATTCTTATCACTGTGCGTAGCCAACCATTCAATTGCTTCATCAAGGTTCCACACAACATCCCGACCGGCACTGGTTGAGTTGCCAGCAAAATATTGCAAAACATGCTTCAGTGCATCCTCGACGCGGTTTTCTGGGAAGTTGAGTTTGAGCAGGGTTTCCTTCAAGGTCCAAAGCTTGTTGTATAGATCCTCCTCAGAGCCAGCCTGTTTTGAACTTGTGATCCGTCCACTTGCTATAAGATAGTCGTGTTCTTCTGTACCGGCCAGTTCAATAATTTTGTCTTGAATATCTGTCGGTAGCCACTCCAGAAGGCTCAACGTTGCTGATTGCTGTCGGAAAATGCGGCGTTCGTTGTCCAGCTTGGTGGCCTGGCGCGCAGCGTCATTTTTACACTTGACAGCGTATTTATCAACCAAAATCTGAAGCTCTGCTTCTTCCAGATGCTTTTCCAGCTCCTCCGGTGTGTAGTCTTGTAACGAGGAGGTTGTTTGTGGTGCAGTGGCATCTGTAGTGCGAACGGCAGTGCGTTCAGGCTGCGGCTCGGTTTCTGGCGTGGCTTTTGATTCTTCGGTAGCTGAATACGGTGTTGTTATTGCTTCTGGCTTAGGCTTCGAGGGCATAGAGACCGTTGCAAAGCCTCGAGCCGGATTGGAGGcgggcttcttctttttcttgctgCTCGGCGGCATTTGAGGCCTAAGTATTAGCGGGCCTGGTGGAGATGTCTTCAAAGCACGCTGAAAGTCAGCGGTCAAAAACCAATGAATTTGGCCTATAAAATAATGTCAAATATGGTGTACAAAATTCTCAAAAATGGGGTTGAAATGTGTAGAGAACGAAGAGTCGGCCATGACTGTTTGATGGCGGGATGGAATCCAGCTCCCCACACAAAACTCTTATGACAGCATTCCTAGCCCACTTCACCAACTTCAACACTCTCTGAACCacccccccctctctccaTTCCCCGTATTGACCGCTGATCATGGATGGGATTCCATGGGACCAGGTCAAGGCCGGGGATCTGGATGCCTTGCAGGTCGTTCTCCTCTCGAGTTCGACATCGCGCAGGCTCCGGGCCCTGCAAGAACTCCGCGACAAGAATGGTACCGTGATAATCCACGGCCTCATGACGAGCAGATTCACTGACTATTTGTTGTATAGGGTTTGAGATATCACCAGAAACCAATCACGATTTACTAGAGTTGCTCTTCCGTACCTATCCTCTCTATGTCGATCGATCCTCCCGACAGGCGGTCCAACAATGCCTCCGCCCTCTCCTCCGCGGGCCGAACGCGACCGAAGAATTAAAATTTCTTACCCAAAAATTGCAAACTGAAGCATCCAGATCAGGTTTGGCTTCCTCGTTTGCATTTGTtctgttggaatggtgctGTATTCTGTTGCAGCAGGCCAGCGGGGACACGAACACACCGTTGGCCACCGTGCTAGACCTGATTGCGGTTGATGCCAAGGCCCTGGAAAATTGTCTTTCCCAAAAACCCAAGCCTGCAGTAAAGCAGTCAGCTCTCCGAGTAACAAGACGTGCTTTGCGCGCCGTGTTTTCGTCTGAGGCATGGGGTGCTGATGCAGTGCGGCAGTCTGTCAGCCGACTGACTGTAGACTCTACAGCGGGGAACAAGAATGCGCCTCTTCTCGGTGTCTTGTGTGGAGTCTGTGCGCGGCTAGCAGACAAGAGGTCAATCCTCGAAGAGTCGAAGAAGGAGATTTTGGCTTTCTACATCAAGGAGGTCGTAAGCTCAAAATCTGCTGTGCCTGCACATGTCGCCAATGGCATGTCTGACTTCTTTATTTCCTTTATGACATACGAAGATGTCGCTACTGAATTGGTACCTCCCGTGGAAAGGTCCATACTTCGAGCACCAGAGGTGGTTCTCGGCGGCGTGATTCCTCCTCTCTGTGCTTCTTTGCCGGAAGAGATTGATCTCTCGGAATTGGTGCAAACGCGCCTTTCCAAGCATCTTTTGACTAGCATGAAATCAAACAACCCATCAATTCGCCAAGGAGCGTCTGACTCTTTTGCATCCTTGCTCTCTCGGTGCAGAAGCGATTCCTTGGTGCTGAAGATCACGTCTGAAATCATCAGTCCTCTGAAAACCCAGAAAATTACTACTCCTGAGCATCGCCTGGCTTATGCCCAGGCTATTGGGGCTATCTCACCTTCGGCAGATGTCTCAAAAGAGATAGTTCAAGGGTTCTGCCCTGTATTTTCGCGGGAGTCGAACGAAGCTGCTCTGGAAGAGGAGATCAGATCCTTTAGCAAACACCTTACTTACCTCGTTCAATCCAAGATCAAGGTAAGCGATGATGTTATCAGCACTATTGTCAAGGGTGTATCCGATAAGCGAATTCCGTTCCGAAAAATCTGGCAAGCAAGTGTGGGAGAAGTCATATGGAAGTCTGATCTAGAGGATTTGAAGACTCCTGAAATTGAACCACTTGTCACCAAGTTCCTCGCTAAAATGAAGGATTTGTTTGGTGAGGTTTCTTCAAACCCGCTTCCCTCGGCCCAAAGCGGTGCTCTATCTTCGGCTTATGTCTTCCTGGCTCTTTTCCACCGAGTTTCTGATGTTCAAGGGACTGCCAAGTCCGTTTGGGAGGAGAACGTAACCCAGTCGATGATATTGAGCCCCAAACCTTCTTTCCTCCTCAACCCTAAGGCATACTCAAAGTTGAGTTCTAAGGAAGAGGTCCAGTGGCTTGTCAGGGCTCTGGCCGCTGTTGTCTCCGGGCCCAAGTTTTCTAGCTCTGAAGACGCATCTAAGTCGGCTTGGGCTCAGACCTTTATCTACGCAATCACCGCGCCTGTTATTTCCTCAAACATTCGCGAGAACTCCGCAGATACCCTGTCTCGAGTTTATCTAACGGATGTGGCCTCTTTTGGGCGCATCATTCTCAATGCACTATGGGCCTGGATCTTTTCATTCCGGACCACGGAGAAGGAATCAGCAGCCGTTTCTGCTGGACCAGAGGGCGAACGCCTGCTTCATATGGTCTTGAAGGCTCTTTGCCCAACAAAGGCTGTCGTAGAAACCTCTGGGGTATCATCTTCTGATCTGGAGGGTCTGCTCGTTGAGATGCTAATTCTGTGTCGGCCTGAGTTAATTCCGAACACCTCTTGGATTGATTTGTGCTTAAGGACCGGTACCGACCCTGGAGATCTTGTCCGCACACACACTGGCAATTGTATTGAGCAATTGGTTCGCGTAAGCGCAGACCCTGTGCAGTCAGCGGTGCCGAATATTAACCTCGCTGTCTGGAGCGCTGGGGCTGAACTGGCGTTTGTTGCCCCCGATGCAATGATCCCCCGTTTGGTAGATCAGATTAAATATGATCTAGACGGCACTCGCCTATCTAAGTTCACTGCCACTGATGCTGCTATTTCACGCACCCCCGAAGGAACCGCTTTCGTCGATGTGCTCAGCAGTAAGTCGAAGCAGCCGGCCTTTGATAAAAACACCAAGGATTATGATACCCTGAAGTGGGAGGAAGAGCTTCGTGCGCAATTAGCCGAAAAGAAGGGCCAAAGCCAAAAGAAGCTGACGCCCGAGGAAAATTCCAAGGTCAAGGCCCAGCTTGCCAAGGAGGCCAAGATTCGTCAAGATGTTGTGGAAGAAGTCAAGCGGATCGAAAGAGGAGCGGGCCTTATCCGGGGCCTCGCAACAGGTCCTGCCAATGACGTCGAGGGGTGGATCAACGCTGCCGTCAGTTCTTTGCTGTCGCTCGCTCAGGCTGGCGCGGGTCTATTTGTCGGTGATGTTGTCTCCCGAGCGTTCATTACTTGCGCCGATGAGGTGTCAACCCGCCTCGGTCCTCTGCGTACTTTCGTCGGTATCGCGACACTTCGCGCCATCGGCAACACCAACCTCCCCTCCGATATGGAATTGGAGCCTCTCGGCGAACTCGTGACACGGATTCTCTACCGATTGCGCTTCGCTTCTGAGCAGCGTCCTTTCGATTCCACTTCTCTCGCTTACGTTCTTCCGCTTATTTCTCTGGTTTTAACCCAGAACGGCATCGAAGAAGcgaagggagaagaagaaggcacCCAAGTTCTCCTTGCTCTTGAGTTCCTGTCCTTTCACTCTGGCTCTTGTGAGTTCTTCCGCCTTTGAAACTAGTGTCAAGCCAACCACTAATGCTGTTATATAGTCACCGACACCCGTCTTCCTCGTGTCGATGTTCTACGTCAACTTCTATCTGCCATGCAGAAATATACCCAGCACTACAAGCTGGTTAAGGATACCTTGTTCGACTTTTGCCGATGCATCTCGCCGAACATTAGCGGCGAAGAGCTGGATGCGCTTTTGCAGGGAACCATCGTCGCTGAGGCCTCTGTCCGAACAACTGTGCTTCAGGTCATTGAGGCTGAGATCGATTTGACTGACCTCGATTTCTCGGAGCACATCTGGCTTGGCTGCCACGACCTGGTGGAGGAGAATGCCAAGATTGCAGACACGATCTGGGAAGATAATGCGCTGGAGGTGGATGACACTTCGTTCAGCAAGATCATGAAATACTTGGACTCCAAAGACTACCAGCTTAGAGGTGCTGCTGCTCGCGCTTTAGCACATGCCATTGAGTTCGATAAGAGCAGGTTTGCGGGTATTTTGTCTGAACTGCAATCCAAATATGTGGAAGAAATCAAACCTAAGGCACCCGAAAAGGACGCCTACGGCATGCCCAAGAAGATAGACACTGCAGACCACTGGGAGGCTCGCAGTGGTATTGCGCTGGCTTTCAATGCCATGACGAACGGATTCGATGGTGACGAAAGTGTCTCCTTTTTGCGATTCCTGATTGAGAAGGGTCCCTTGCTCGATGGAAACTCCCGGGTCCGTGGCCAAATGACAGAAAGTGGTAAATCCATAATCATCTTGCGAGGAGAGTCAAAGGTTGAAGAGATGATGCAATTGCTCCAAACAACACTGGAAACCTCGGATAAGGACACAAAGACCTCTGACTTGCTGAACGAGGCTGTCATCGTGTTATATGGATCTGTGGCCACACACCTCAAGCCGGATGATCCTCGGTTGCAAACTGTTATCAGTGAGCTGCTCGTGGCCCTCGATACCCCTTCGGAGTCTGTGCAGCACGCTGTGTCCGAGTGTCTGCCACCGCTGATCAGATCGTCTGGTTCCAAGACGGCAGAGTACGTGGAAAACCTACTCTACCGACTTTTCAATGCCCCTGACTATCCTCGCCAACGCGGTGCTGCTTACGGTCTTGCTGCAGTCGTGTGTGGCCGGGGTATTGCAACCTTGCGGGAGTACCGAATCATGAGCCAGCTCAAGGAGGCCGCCGAGaacaaaagagaaaaggatCACCGACGGGGCGCTTTGTTAGCTTATGAGCTTTTCGCCCTAGTTTTAGGCCGGACCTTTGAGCCTTACGTGATCCACCTCGTACCCCAGCTTCTGGCAGGATTTGGTGACACCAGCATTAGCGTCCGCGATACTTGTCTGGAGGCTTCAAGGGCTTGCTTCCAGAACCTCAGCTCTTACGGTGTTAAAGAGATTCTTCCTACCTTGCTCGACGGCTTGGATGATACGCAATGGCGTAGTCAGAAGGGTGCCTGCGATCTGCTTGGTGCCATGGCCTACCTGGACCCGCAGCAGCTTGCAGCCAGTTTGCCTGATATCATTCCACCTTTGACAATTGTGCTTAACGACACCCACAAGGAAGTCCGTAGCGCAGCGAACCGCAGTCTTCAGCGCTTCGGCGAGGTTATTAGCAACCCCGAGGTGAAGAGCTTGGTTGGTGTCCTTCTGAAGGCTTTGAGTGATCCAACGAAGCACACAGATGAGGCGCTGGATTCCTTGATCAAGGTTTCTTTCGCACACTACCTCGATGCCCCCTCCCTGGCCCTTGTTGTGCGCATTCTCGAGCGTGGTCTTAGTGACCGATCTAACACTAAGCGAAAGTCGGCACAGATTATTGGCAGCTTGGCCCATCTCACAGAGCGCAAAGATCTTATCTCGCACTTGCCTATCATTGTGGCCGGACTTAACTTGGCCATTGTTGATCCAGTTCCTACAACCCGTGCTACTGCCTCCAAGGCCCTTGGTTCGCTCATCGAGAAACTAGGCGAGGACGCTCTGCCAGAGCTTATTCCCAACCTTATGGCTACTCTCAAATCTGACACTGGTGCTGGTGACAGACTTGGTTCTGCTCAAGCTCTTTCGGAGGTCCTTGCAGGCCTTGGCACGACCAGACTCGAGGAGACACTGCCAACTATTCTCCAGAACGTCTCCAGTGCCAAGCCTGCCGTTCGTGAAGGCTTCATGAcactcttcatcttcttgccAGCTTGCTTCGGTAACAGCTTCGCCAACTATCTCAGCAAGATCATCCCCCCTATTCTTGCTGGTTTGGCCGATGATATTGAGGCTATTCGCGAGACGGCTCTCCGGGCCGGTCGTCTGCTTGTCAAGAACTTCGCTCACAAGGCCATTGATCTCTTGCTTCCTGAATTGGAGCGTGGTCTTGCGGATGACAGCTACCGCATCCGTTTGAGTTCCGTCGAGCTTGTCGGCGATCTCCTCTTCAGTCTTACTGGTATCTCCGGTAAGGTCGAGGgagatgaagaggaggaggaagccACTCAAGCTGGCCAATCCTTGTTGGAGGTTCTCGGAGCTGAGCGCAGAGACAAGGTTCTTTCGTCTCTGTACATATGTCGCTGCGATACCTCAGGCCAGGTCAAGAGTGCGGCCCTGGGTGTCTGGAAGGCACTTGTCGCCTCCCCAAGAACGCTCAAGGACATGGTTCCCACGCTGTCTCAGCTCATTATTCGCCGCCTTGGGTCCAGCAACATGGAGCAGAAGGTCATTGCCAGCAACGCTCTTGGAGACCTTATCAAGAAGGCTGGAGAGTCTGTTCTCAACACCTTGCTTCCCTTGCTTCAAGATGGTCTTCAGACTTCACCTGATGTAGAGGTCAAGCAAGGTATCTGCATTGCTCTCCGCGAGCTTATCAATGCCGCTTCCCCCGAtgcgctggaggactttgagGATATTCTCATAGCCACCGTGCGCGTGGCTCTGGTCGACAACGACGACGATGTGCGAGAAGCTGCCGCTGAGGCCTTCGATTCACTGCAGCAGATCATGGGCAAGCGGGTCGTAGACCAGGTCCTGCCTTACCTTCTTCACTTGCTGAGAAATGACGAAGATGCCGAGCAGGCGTTGTCGGCTCTATTAACACTTCTCACGGAGCAGACTCGCGCCAACATTATCCTTCCCAACCTCATTCCCACATTGCTTACCCCGCCAATTACTGCTTTCAACGCCAGAGCCCTTGCATCTCTGGCCGAAGTTGCCGGCTCTGCCATGACAAGGAGACTACCAACCATCCTCAACTCCCTTATGGACGGGATCATCGAGACTACCGACGAGGAGCTTCGAACAGAGCTCAGCACTGCATTCGACACTGTCCTGGTGTCTGTAGACGAGTACGATGGCCTGAGTGTCGCCATGAATGTGATGATCACTCTTGTCAAGCATGACGATCACCGCCGTCGCGCTGCTGCGGCACTCCATCTTACAAAGTTCTTCGCGGAAGCTGACCTCGACTTCTCGAGGTACTACCAGGACTTGATCCGTTCCTTGCTGATTTCGTTCGATGACTCAGACAAGGATGTCGTCAAGTCAGCATGGACTGCCCTCACTGGTCTCATGTCTCACATGCGcaaggaagagatggagagCTTGGCTATTCCCACCCGCCAGATTCTGCGACAGGTGGGTGTGGCTGGCGCGGATCTGCCCGGCTTCAGTCTGCCTAAGGGCATCATGGCTATCTTGCCGATCTTCTTGCAAGGTCTTCTCAACGGTACTACTGATCAGCGTACCCAGTCCGCGCTTGCAATGTCTGATATCATTGACCGGACTCGTGCCGAGTCATTGAAGCCTTTCGTGACTCAGATCACCGGTCCGCTCATTCGTGTTGTGTCAGAACGTTCAGTCGACATCAAGTGTAAGTCGTGCAAGGCCTTTGTGTGGTATCAATTTACTAATTCTATTTTCTAGGCGCCATCTTCTTTACTCTTAACAAGCTGTTGGAGAAGATTCCGTTGGCTGTCAAGCCGTTCTTGCCTCAGCTCCAGCGCACATTCGCACGTGGTCTAGCCGACACAACAAGCGAGACTCTGCGCAACCGGGCTGCCAAGGGTCTTGGTATCTTGATTACGCTAACCCCCAGGGTTGATCCTCTTATTGCTGGTAAGTCTCGGAAGGTTTTAAATATGGAATGTCGCTCATCGCTAACTTAATCTCCAGAACTCATTGCTGGATCCAAGACCAGCGACATCGGCGTGAAGAACGCCATGATGAAGGCTCTCCAGGAGGTCGTTGGCAAGGCTGGTGCTAATATGAGCGAAGCATCCCGGCAAGCTATTCTTGGTCT
The nucleotide sequence above comes from Penicillium digitatum chromosome 1, complete sequence. Encoded proteins:
- a CDS encoding ATP dependent RNA helicase, putative gives rise to the protein MPPSSKKKKKPASNPARGFATVSMPSKPKPEAITTPYSATEESKATPETEPQPERTAVRTTDATAPQTTSSLQDYTPEELEKHLEEAELQILVDKYAVKCKNDAARQATKLDNERRIFRQQSATLSLLEWLPTDIQDKIIELAGTEEHDYLIASGRITSSKQAGSEEDLYNKLWTLKETLLKLNFPENRVEDALKHVLQYFAGNSTSAGRDVVWNLDEAIEWLATHSDKNELPSYTQTIARQLRDTDSVTSWMTESKASGTSTPVSSQNRSKQGKKKDDWKAAKVAPPISYDSDSSVDPDIMVPEWLELQTQLYSLQPDLFDRPGKGKKGRGGAGNLSDDPETSKLQRKIAKIERDVLFERREAEYIWEQKLDELKKDASFIRRPVGRKKKSPTDAEEQPKPEIDEELDPALLAIDGMEDALGDLFQGETEDSGSILGIPPPETQISFTLRDFGKSTGLSPRRVLEETCKSKDSSCVVVYQDFSSSSHSNRKALEVRWSKPQEAPFPLAVESIAHKSNSLATFVSMDALATPNAQQAEGYVSTLALFILFPQNSKEGKAYLRLPAVWRELWTEFATLQKTQQDEIDKTTVKELKLLIQENQGTFEDDVVLSDNFRKRNGVGSKPGNPMKGSARDNFASVDDRLKEAWMATSSTPSYHRMMQGRMNLPIWGFKDEILNTLDDHGTLIICSETGSGKSTQIPSFILEHEMIQGRPCKIYVTEPRRISAISLARRVSEELGESKNDVGTNRSLVGFAVRLESKFTQSTPLIYATTGVVVRMLERPDDFQDITHVVLDEVHERTIDSDFLLIVLRRLMEKRPDLKLILMSATLDAQRFSNYLGGVPVLNIPGRTFPVEMKYLEDAVEMTNYRLSEDAQQTVLDDDMDDPPTDADTIGGLQASLDGYSRETKETVINIDEYRLDYDLIKRLLLKIATAPEMAHYSKAILIFMPGLAEIRRLNDEILSEPIFQRGWVVHTLHSSIASEDQEKAFNVPPEGTRKIVIATNIAETGITIPDITAVVDAGKEKIMRFDERRQLSRLVESFISRANAKQRRGRAGRVQNGICFHLFTKHRHEKLLSEQQTPELLRLSLQDLVLRVKICKLGEVEQTLLEALDPPSSKNIRRAIDSLKEVKALTSNESLTSLGTQLAKLPLDVFLGKMIIHGAFFRCLDATVSIAAILSSKSPFVNTIGSNSQRDGARASFRRGDSDLLTVYNAYCSWRRTRSTPGSNEYAFCRKNFLSAQTLLAIEDIKMQLIVSIADAGLLTLDASQKVTLNRARSNSRNRQFFIIPEVFDINSNNDVVINSVIAWSFYPKLLTREGKGWRNVGNNQTVTLPAVSVNKRADSSVKWLSYYSIMARARNLNAHDTSAVDDFAIALLCGDAEFKMYSGVVSIDANRIRFAVRDWRSMLALKILNSRLREILSNTFRNPHRPLSYKHQQWIDIWQQVFAQAGKR